In Ornithinibacter aureus, the genomic stretch GCTCGCTCACCGACGTGCGCGGGGGCCACATCTTCGCCTACCACGTGAGCGAGCCCTCGGCCTACGGTGTCGTCGAGTTCGCCGCCGACGGAACCGTGCTCTCCATCGAGGAGAAGCCCGAGAACCCCCGATCGGAGTACGCCGTGCCGGGCCTGTACTTCTACGACAACGACGTCGTCGAGATCGCGCGCAGCCTCGAGCCCAGCCCCCGAGGTGAGCTGGAGATCACTGCGGTCAACGAGACCTACCTGCGCCGCGGCGACCTCACCGTGACCGTGCTGCCCCGCGGCACGGCGTGGTTCGACACCGGCACCTTCGAGGGCCTGATGGACGCCAGCCAGTTCGTCCACGTCGTCGAGGCCCGGCAGGGCTACAAGATCGGCTGCGTCGAGGAGATCGCCTGGCGGGCCGGCTGGATCGACGACGAGGCGTTCTCCGCCCTCGGTGACGACCTCCTGAAGTCGGGGTACGGGACCTACCTGCACGCCTGCCTCGCGCGGGGACGGTCGGGCTCCTGATGCACATCGAGCCGCTGTCCATCGCTGGCGCCTTCGTCGTCACCCCGCGGCAGTTCCCCGACGACCGGGGGGTCTTCCTCGAATCCTTCCGTGGCGACCGCCTCGCCGAGCACCTCGGGCACCGGCCGGACATCGTGCAGACCAACGTCTCGGTCTCGGCGCGGGGCACGGTCCGTGGCATCCACTTCGCCGACGTCCCCCCCGGGCAGGGCAAGTACGTGACGGCCCTGACCGGGTCCCTCGTCGACTACGTCATCGACGTGCGGGTGGGCTCCCCCACGTTCGGGCAGTGGGAAGCGGTCACCCTCGACACCACCGACCGGCGGGCGGTGTACCTCTCCGAGGGGCTGGGGCACGCGTTCTGCGCGCTCGAGGACGACACCACGGCCATGTACCTCTGCACGGCCACCTACAACCCGACCGGCGAGCACGGCATCCACCCGCTGGACGCCGAGGTCGCCCTCACCCTGCCCGACGGCATCGAGCCGCTGCTGTCGGCCAAGGACGAGGCGGCCCCGACCCTCGCCGACGCGGCGGCGTCCGGTCTCCTCCCGACCTACGCCGCGTGCACGGCCTGGGCGGCCACCCTCGCCGAACTCCCCCGCTGACGGCGGGCGGACGGCATCCCTGGTCCGGATGCCGTCCGCCCACCACCGGGGTCAGCTCACCTGCCACTCCTGGCCAGGGCCACCACGGCTGAGGCAACGGCGTCGGCGACGCCCTCCTGGAACACCGAGGGCACGATGCACTCGACACTCGGCTCCTCGACGAGGTCAGCGATCGCGTGGGCGGCCGCGAGCTTCATCGCCTCGGTGATCCGGGGGGCTCCGGAGTCCAGGGCGCCACGGAAGATCCCGGGGAAGGCCAGCACGTTGTTGATCTGGTTCGGGAAGTCCGAGCGGCCGGTGGCCACGATGGCCGCGTGCCGGTGCGCGACGTCCGGGTGAACCTCGGGCGTCGGGTTGGCGAGCGCGAAGACCATGCCGCCCGGCGCCATGAGAGCCACCTCGTCCTCCGGGACGGTGCCACCGGACACCCCGATGTAGACGTCGGCGCCGGTCAGGGCGGTGCTGATCCGGCCCGAGAGGCCGCGCGGGTTGGTCGAGGCCGCGAGCCGGCTCTTGTGGCCGGTGAGGTCCTGGCGCGACGGTGCGATGATGCCGCGCGAGTCACAGACGACGACGTCGCGCACCCCGGCCCGCTGGAGCAGCTTGGTCACGGCGACCCCGGCTGCACCCGCCCCGGAGACGACGACCCGCTGCTCGGGCAGTCGACGGTCCAACACCCGCATGGAGTTCAGCAGCCCCGCGAGGACGACGATCGCCGTGCCGTGCTGGTCGTCGTGGAAGACGGGGATGTCGAGGCGGTCCTTGAGCTGCTCCTCGATGTCGAAGCAGCGTGGTGCCGAGATGTCCTCGAGGTTGATGCCTCCGTACGACGGGGCGATCCGGGCGATGGCCTCGACGAGCTCGTCGACGGTGCCGGTCTCCATGACCACCGGCACGGCGTCGATGCCGGCGAAGTGCTTGAACAGCACCGCCTTGCCCTCCATGACCGGCATGGCCCCGAGCGGGCCGATGTCGCCGAGACCGAGCACCGCCGTGCCGTCGCTGATGACGGCCACGGTGTTGCCGCGTGCGGTGTACCGGCTCGACAGGGAGGGGTCGGCCGCGATGGCCAGCGACACCTCGGCGACGCCGGGCGTGTAGAGCAGCGAGAGGTCGTCCCGGTCGCGCAACGGCTTGGTCGCGTGTACCCCGAGCTTGCCGCCCTCGTGAGCACGAAAGACCGGGCTCTCCGGGTCGACGAAAGGGACGAGGGGCGACGCAGCCATGAGAGGCAGCTCCTTCGGGGCGACGCGTCAGCAGCAGACGCGCGGGGGGTGGAAGCGCCCACGACGACGGCGGGCGGCGCGGCATCCGGGGAAGGGGTGAGGTTCCGAACGGCTCGCAGGGCGCGGGGGTGGCTGCGCTGCGCGCCATCATGACACGCTCGCCGGGTCCAGCACAGGGTCCACGGTGTGACCCCCGTCGCGTCCGCGGACCACGGAATCCGTTGCCCATGTTGTTACCCAGGCGTGACGTGCGCAGGGCCCGGCGGTGGCAGGATCGCCCTCGTACCCCCGTGCCGCGTCGCACCCCTGCGGCACGCCCCCGTGAAAGGACGCACATGTTCCGCACCCGCGCGCTGGCCCTGGCCGCCGTCGCCTCGACCGCCCTCGCCCTGACCGCCTGTGGTTCCGACTCCCTCTCCGAGGGTGACGCGAGCGCCACTCCCGAAGCCTCGACGAGCGCCCCGACCGTCGACGAGGCCCTGGTCGCCAAGCTCCCCGAGAGCATCAAGAGCGCCGGCGTCATCAAGATCGGCACCGACGCCACCTACCAGCCCAACGAGTTCCTCGACGCCGACGGCAAGACCGTCATCGGCATGGACGTCGACCTCTTCGACGCGGTCATGGCCAAGTTCGGGGTCAAGACCGAGTGGGTCCCCTCCGCCTTCGACGCGATCATCCTCGGCGTCCAGAGCGGCAAGTACGACGTCGGTGTCTCGAGCTTCACGGTGAACAACAAGCGCATGGCGCAGGCCACGATGGTCAGCTACTTCAAGGCCGGCACCCAGTGGGTGACCCAGAAGGGCAACCCGAAGGCCATCAACCCCGACGACGCGTGCGGCAAGACCGTGGCCGTGCAGAAGGGCACCGTGCAGGCCGACGTCGACCTGCCCGCCCGCCAGAAGGCGTGCACGGATGCCGGCAAGCCGGAGATCAACGTCCTCGTCGACGCCGACCAGGCCAAGGTGACCGCCAGCGTTCAGTCGGGCAAGGCCGACGCTATGCTCGTCGACCTCCCGCCGGCCATCGCCGCGGTCGACCTGACCGGTGGGCAGCTCGAACTGCTCGGCGAGCAGTACGACTCGGCCCCGTACGGCTACGTCCTCAAGAAGGAGGACACCGCGTTCGGTGAGGCCATCGTCGAGGCGCTCAAGCAGCTGGAGTCCGAGGGCACGTACCTCGAGATCCTGACCAAGTGGAAGACCGAGGGCGGCGCGATCAACGACTTCGCCGTGAACCCGACGGTCTCCTGACGTCATGACGTCGACCACGCAGGACCGGCCGGGCCGCATCGAGGCCCGGCCGGTCCGGCACCCCTGGCGGTGGGTGGCCATGGCCGTCATCGCGGTGCTCGCCGCCATGATGGCCA encodes the following:
- the rfbA gene encoding glucose-1-phosphate thymidylyltransferase RfbA, whose amino-acid sequence is MKGIILAGGSGTRLHPITRGISKQLMPVYDKPMVYYPLSTLMMAGIREVLLITTPQDLEQFQRLLGDGSAWGIELSYAVQPSPDGLAQAFVIGADFIGSDSVGLVLGDNIFHGTGLGTALRSLTDVRGGHIFAYHVSEPSAYGVVEFAADGTVLSIEEKPENPRSEYAVPGLYFYDNDVVEIARSLEPSPRGELEITAVNETYLRRGDLTVTVLPRGTAWFDTGTFEGLMDASQFVHVVEARQGYKIGCVEEIAWRAGWIDDEAFSALGDDLLKSGYGTYLHACLARGRSGS
- a CDS encoding ABC transporter substrate-binding protein, which codes for MFRTRALALAAVASTALALTACGSDSLSEGDASATPEASTSAPTVDEALVAKLPESIKSAGVIKIGTDATYQPNEFLDADGKTVIGMDVDLFDAVMAKFGVKTEWVPSAFDAIILGVQSGKYDVGVSSFTVNNKRMAQATMVSYFKAGTQWVTQKGNPKAINPDDACGKTVAVQKGTVQADVDLPARQKACTDAGKPEINVLVDADQAKVTASVQSGKADAMLVDLPPAIAAVDLTGGQLELLGEQYDSAPYGYVLKKEDTAFGEAIVEALKQLESEGTYLEILTKWKTEGGAINDFAVNPTVS
- a CDS encoding NAD(P)-dependent malic enzyme, which translates into the protein MAASPLVPFVDPESPVFRAHEGGKLGVHATKPLRDRDDLSLLYTPGVAEVSLAIAADPSLSSRYTARGNTVAVISDGTAVLGLGDIGPLGAMPVMEGKAVLFKHFAGIDAVPVVMETGTVDELVEAIARIAPSYGGINLEDISAPRCFDIEEQLKDRLDIPVFHDDQHGTAIVVLAGLLNSMRVLDRRLPEQRVVVSGAGAAGVAVTKLLQRAGVRDVVVCDSRGIIAPSRQDLTGHKSRLAASTNPRGLSGRISTALTGADVYIGVSGGTVPEDEVALMAPGGMVFALANPTPEVHPDVAHRHAAIVATGRSDFPNQINNVLAFPGIFRGALDSGAPRITEAMKLAAAHAIADLVEEPSVECIVPSVFQEGVADAVASAVVALARSGR
- a CDS encoding dTDP-4-dehydrorhamnose 3,5-epimerase family protein, which codes for MHIEPLSIAGAFVVTPRQFPDDRGVFLESFRGDRLAEHLGHRPDIVQTNVSVSARGTVRGIHFADVPPGQGKYVTALTGSLVDYVIDVRVGSPTFGQWEAVTLDTTDRRAVYLSEGLGHAFCALEDDTTAMYLCTATYNPTGEHGIHPLDAEVALTLPDGIEPLLSAKDEAAPTLADAAASGLLPTYAACTAWAATLAELPR